The genomic interval GTGGTGGTGCTGCGCACACGCTGGTGGCGCCCGGCCAGTCGAAGACGATTCGCTTCCGCTGCCTGTATCCGGGCGCGTACGTTTACCACTGCGCTGTGCCCGACATGGACTTCCACATCTCCAGCGGCATGTTCGGGATGATTCTCGTCGAGCCGCCGGAAGGCCTGCCGCCGGTGGACCGGGAGTTCTACCTGGGGCAGCATGAGCTCTACACCGACAAGCAGCCGGGCGAGCCGGGCCATCACAACTTTGACTTCGAGAAGCTCTTCGAAGAAAAACCCACCTACGTACTCTTCAACGGTGCCAAGTACGGCCTGACGGCCGATCGCTACGGCGCCATGAAGGCGAAGGTGGGCGAGACGGTCCGGATCTTCCTGGCGGTCGGTGGTCCGAATCTGACGAGCAACTTCCACCCGATCGGCAACGTGCTTTCCTACGTCTGGCGCGAAGGGGCCATCCTGAACAACCCCGAACGGAATGCGCAGACCGTGGCCATCCCGCCGGGCAGCTGCGGCATCTTCCACATGCGGTTGCCGGTGCCCGGCCCGGTCAAGTTCGTCGATCACGCGCTCACGCGTGTGGCGCGCAAGGGCCTGCTGGCCGTGCTGGAGGTGGAAGGTCCCGAGCAGCCGGACATCTACAATCCCAACCCCGCCTGAAACCCTGAACCAAGGAGGAAACAATCATGATGCGTCGTAGCCTGTTGTTGGTGGGCCTGGTGCTCCTGGCACTCCGGGTCCAGGCCGAGCCGGTCAAAGAGATCGTGATCGAGCCGGTCGGCGACGAGCTGAAGTTCAAGGTGACCGAGTTCACGGTCGCGCCGGGCGAGACCGTGCGGCTCATCTTCAAGAACACGGCGAAGGTGATGCCGCACAACGTGGTCGTGCTGAACACCGACAGTCCGAACGTGGTGAACCGGGTGGGCACGGCCGCCATCTCGGACCCGGACTACGTGCCGGACGATCCGGCCATTCTGGCCTACACGAAGGTGGCCCAGCCTGGCGAGACCGTGGAGGTGACCTTCAAGGCGCCGGACAAACCCGGCCGCTACCGTTACGTCTGCACCTTCCCCGGACACTACACCCTGATGCAGGGCGTGATGGTCGTCTCCGGAAAGGCCACCAGCTGATGGGGGAGGTGCACGCCTGAGCGATCAGGCAGGGGCGGACGCCGAGGCGTCCGCCCTTTTTCTTTATACCGGCCACTTCTGGGGGCCGATTTTACGGAAACGCCGGACAGATGCAGGCATATCAGGAATAACCAGGAGCAAAAGGCGCAGGGCCATGGCCGAAACGGTCACGCGCTATCGGTTCACGGTGGAGGAATTTCATCGGATGGGCGAAGCGGGTATCTTTCAGGAAGATGACCGCCTTGAACTGATCGAAGGCGAACTGGTCCGGATGAGTCCCGTCGGAAGCCGTCACGCCGCCTGTGTCAAGCGGCTGGTCGATCTCTTTCTGCCGCTTCAGGCAGGCCGAAAGGTTTTGCTTGGCGTTCAGGATCCCGTGCGTCTGGATGATCGGACGGAGGTGTATCCGGACGTGTCGTTGTTGCGGTGGCAGTCGGACTACTACGCGTCGGGTCATCCGGGTCCGGAGGCGGTGTTGCTGGTGGTGGAGGTGTCGGAGACGTCGCTGGCCTATGATCGGGAGGTGAAGGTGCCACTTTATGCACGGGCGGGTGTGCCGGAGGTGTGGGTGGTGGATGTGGAGGGTCAGGCGTTGTGGGTGCACCGGTTGCCGGAGGGGGAGGCTTACCGGGAGGTCTGGCGACTGGAGGCCGGGGAGGAAGTGGCGCCGGAGGCGTTTCCGGAGCACCGGCTGCGGGTACAGGACATCCTGGGGATTTCCTGAGGGCAGAGCGAAAAACTATGGCGGAGCTGCTGACGCGCTATCGGTTCACGGTGGAGGAGTTTCACCGGATGGGCGAGGTGGGTATCTTTCGGGAGGATGATCGTCTGGAGCTAATCGAAGGCGAGCTGGTCCGGATGAGTCCCGTCGGAAGCCGCCACGCCGCCTGTGTTGCCCGCCTGACGCGGCTCTTTGTGCCGTTGCAGGAGCGGGCCATTGTCTGGGTACAGAATCCCGTGCGTCTGGATGATCGGACGGAGGTGTATCCGGACGTGTCGTTGTTGCGGTGGCGGTCGGACTACTACGCGTCGGGCCATCCGGGTCCGGAGGCGGTGTTGCTGGTGGTGGAGGTATCGGAGACGTCGCTGGCCTATGATCGGGAGGTGAAGGTGCCACTTTATGCACGGGCGGGTGTGCCGGAGGTGTGGGTGGTGGATGTGGAAGGGCAGGTGTTGTGGGTGCACCGGTTGCCGGAGGGGGAGGCTTACCGGGAGGTCTGGCGGCTGGAGCCCGGTGAAGAGGTAGCACCGGAGGCGTTTCCGGCGCATCGGCTGCGGGTACAGGACATCCTGGGGATTTCGTAAAGGCTCATCCGGAGGCGAGCAGGCTTTTCAGCGTGCGGGCGTTCTGCACGGCATGGCCGTCGATATCGTTGTTGAAGTACACGTACACGTCGCGGCCTTCGTCCAGCCAGTAGCGGATGCGGTTGGCCCATTCCCGGAGGGTGGCTTCGTCGTAGCCGCCCGCGTAACGTCCGGTCGTGCCATGGAAGCGCACGTAGACGGCCGGACCGGTCGTCCAGTGCGGCACGTCGAGCCGGGACCAGTCGTGGATGCAGAAGATCAGCTCCTGCTCCAATAGGAAGTTATGGACAGCTTCGGTGAACCAGCTCCGATGGCGAAACTCAAAGACGTGCAGATGTCCCTCGGGGAGCAGCGCGGTGAATGCCTCCAGACGCTCCAGGTCGGCGTGCAGGCCGGGTGGAAGCTGGTAGAGCACCGGCCCGAAGTGTTCCTGCAAGGGCGTCATGGTTTCAAAGAACGTCTGCAGCGGCTCGGTGCAGTCGCGCAGGCGTCGCTGGTGCGTGATCAGGCGACTGGCCTTGACGGCAAAGCGAAAGCCTGGCGGGGCCAGATCGTGCCAGCGCTGCACGGTAGCGGGGCGGGGGAGATGGTAGAACGTGTTGTTAAGTTCGACGGTGTCGAACTCGCGGGCGTAGTAGCTGAACCACTGATTCGAAGGCACCTCTTCCGGATAAAGCACGCCGCGCCAGTGACGATAAGCCCAGCCTGAGGTACCGATCCAGGCGCGTCCGTTCATGGAAAAACGTCGGGTTGGCCGGAACCGACTATAAAACCGGCCGTTGCAGCGTAGTGTTCACCGTATTGTTCCACCGACCGGTGCCCTCTCGTTGGCTGCACGGCATTTCTGCCTGACAGGGCAAGAGGACTTCCGGTCCCAGTACACAGGTTCAGTTATGTCTCAGGGTACCGTCAAGTGGTTCAGCGCCGAAAAAGGCTACGGCTTCATCCAGCAGGATGGCGGGGGCGAAGATGTCTTTGTGCACCGGACGGCTGTGGCCGGGCTGGGCTACGGCGAAGAGCTGCGCAAGGGCGAGCGGCTGAGCTTTGAGATCCGTCGCACGCCCAAAGGACTTCAGGCCGTGAACGTCAAGCGGCTGGACGTGTAAGCGCGCGACGCGTTTGTACTCCCGAAAGGTCCGGCGTTTCTGTGGTGAGCGCCGGACCTTTCTTTTTAACCAACGGAGAGACGGTTGTCTCCGTGTATGCATTGAGGGGATTTCTTGGGCACGCACCCGGCTGTCGTCAGCACGGTGGCATAGCCGCAGCCGCGTGATCAGGAGTGTGCGCCGCCAACATGTGGCGGAAACGACCATGTCTGCACCTTGTGGGTATCAGAGCTCCTGGCACAACCTCAAGACCGCCTTCCAGATGAGCAAGGCGCAGCACAGGCGCAGAAACACCTCATGAATATCGGTGCGGCAACCGAAGTGCGCAGCATGACGATTTCAATACCAGAAAGGTGCGATTAAAACCCCCAGCCTTAACCGTGATGATCGTAGTGGCTGAATCGGGATAGTTATTCAGGATGATAATGATTGATATTGTGGCATAAGTAATTGTAAATGTGGGGATATGTCAGTTCATCCTTTCAGTTTTCCTCGGCCGATTCGGGAGTGGGGGTGGCGAATTCGTCGTAGCTTTCGCGACGGATGGCAATGCCGGCAGCCGAGAGCTTGCCTTCGAGATTTTCGTAGCCGCGGTCGAGGTGGTAGACACGCAGCACGTGCGTTTCGCCTTCGGCCACCAGACCTGCCAGCACCAGCGAGACGCTGCCGCGCAGGTCGGTGCTCATCACATGCGCGCCCTGCAGACGCTGCGGCCCTTCCAGATAAACTGTATTGCCTTCGACCCGGGCCTGCAGCCCCATGCGCATGAGTTCGGGGACGTGCTTGAAGCGATCAGGATAGACTGTATCCCGCACGAAGCCGGCGCCTTCGGCCTGTGAGAGCAGAACGGTCCACTGCGCCTGCAGGTCGGTCGGGAAGCCCGGATAGGGCGCCGTCTCGATGGAAACGGCCTGCAGCCGTTCGGGCACGGTGACGGCCACCGTGTCGCCGTCGAAGGTGAACGCGGCACCGGTCTGGCGGAACGCCTCCAGAAACGCTTCGCCCAGATGAGAGGGCTCGGCGCCGGTCAGGTAGATCGTGTCGCCGGGCGTGCCCGCGATGGCGGCTGCGATCATGAAGGTGCCCAGTTCGATACGATCAGGACAGTTGCGGAACGTGACGGGATGCAGGGCATCGACGCCTTCCACCTCGATCGTGCGTGTGCCGAGTCCTTCGATGCGGGCGCCCATCTGTTGCAGGGCCCGGCCAAAGACGACCACGTCGGGTTCCAGCGCGGCGTTTTCGATGCGGGAGCTGCCGTGGGCCGTGACGGCTCCCAGCAGCAGGTTGACCGTGGCGCCGACGCTGGGCGGCTCGAGCCGAAAACGCCCCCCGCGCAGTCGTCCGCCGGGTGCGCGGGCCACCACGTAGCCCCGGTCCAGCTCGATCTCGGCCCCGAAGGCGCGCAGTCCCTCCAGGTGCAGGTTGACCGGGCGCGGACCCCAGGCGCAACCGCCCGGCAGCGACACGCGCGCCCGTCCGCAGCGGCCCAGCAGCGCGCCCAGCATGTAGAACGACGCCCGCATCTGCTTGACCAGCTCGTAAGGGGCCTCGGGAAAGTCGATGCGCGTGGCATCGATGTGCATGACGTGCGTTTCCGGATCGAACCGCACCGAGGCCCCCGCAATGCGCAGCACGTGGGAGAACGTGGTGATGTCGCGCAGGTGCGGGATGTTTTCCAGCACGGTGACGCCGTCGGCCAGCACGGCCCCGGCCATGAGCATGAGCGCCGTGTTCTTCGAACCGCTGATCGGGATCGTGCCCCGAAGCGGACGGCCGCCTTCGATGACCAGTTTATCCATATTTCCGAAGGTTGTCGGTTCGGTAGCAAAATACAATCGGTGGAATCCGCACGCCAGCGGCCGCGTTCCTTCGAGGCGATGAGGGTTAGAGGAAATACGCGCCATGCAGAAGCCGCAGATTATCTATCTGGACCATGCCGCCACGACGCCGCTCGATCCGCGCGTGCTGGAGGCGATGCGGCCGTATCTGGAGGAGCACTACGGTAACCCGTCGTCGGTACACCAGCTTGGCCGTCGGGCACGCGTGGCCATCGAGGAGAGTCGCGAGCGCATCGCCGCGCTGATCGGCGCCGAGCCGGCCGAGATCGTCTTCACCAGCGGCGGCACCGAGGCCGACAACCTGGCGCTCCGGGGCGTACTGCACGGGACGCGTCGGCACCTGATCACGTCGCTGGCCGAGCACGAGGCCATCCTGCGCACGGCCGAAGCGCTCGAAGAGGAGGGAGCGGCGGTCACTTACCTGCGGCCCGGACCCGACGGGGCCGTCACGGCCGAGCAGGTGGACGAAGCTATCACGGAGAAGACGGGGCTGGTGTCGATCATGCACACGAACAACGAGTTGGGCACCTGTTCGCCCATCCGCGCCATCGCCGAGGTGTGCCACTGCCGGGGCGTGCCGCTGCACTGCGACGCGGTGCAGGCCGTGGGTTTGCTGCCCGTGCGTGTGGACGAGCTGGGCGTCGATCTGCTTTCGGCCTCGGCGCACAAGTTCTACGGTCCCAAGGGGGTGGGCTTTCTGTACGTGCGGCGTGGTGTCGAGCTGCGGCCGCTGCTACACGGGGGCAAGCAGGAGCAGGGGCGACGGGCCGGTACCGAGAACGTGGCCGCCATCGTGGGCATGGCGCGGGCGCTGGAACTGGCCGTCGAAGAGCAGGAAACGCGCCTGGCCTATTTGCGCCAGCTCCGCGAGCGGCTGATCCGGCGACTGGACGAGGCGCTGGGCGATACGTTCGTGCTGAACACACCACGCGATCCGGAGCGGGCCGCGCCGCACATCGTCAACATCGCCTTCCCGCCGCAGAACGGCGAGCCTGTGGACGGCGAAATGCTGCTGCTCAATCTGGATCTGGAGGGCGTGTGCGTCTCGTCCGGTTCGGCCTGTACGAGCGGGGCCGTCGAACCCAGCCACGTGCTGCGGGCCATCGGGCTGCCCCGCGAGACGGCCGGAGCCGCCGTACGCTTTTCGATGGGCTGGAAAAACACCGAGGCGGAAATCGATCGGGCCGTCGAAATTCTGGCGGCTGTAATGGCCCGCCTGGTGGGCGTGCTCCGCTGAAATTTGCAGGTAATGGAAGCAATCTGGTGCGACATTTTGTATTTTAGAAAAAAGCGCTTCTGTTCTAAAACCGACGAATCGCTATGGAAACACTGCATACCCGGGGACGCAAAGTCGTTGAAGAGTTCATCACGCTGGAGCAATTCATCATCGATCAACAGGAGCGCTTCCCGCATTCGACCGGAGCCTTTTCGCGGTTGTTGCGAGACATCAGCGTGGCGGCCAAGATCGTCAACCGCGACATCCGCCGGGCTGGCCTGGTGGACATCTTCGGAACCACCGGTAAGGTCAACATCCACGGCGAAGTACAGCAGAAGCTCGATGCACTGGCCCATGAAGAGTTCGTGCGGGCGCTCAAGCGGGGCGGCGAGTGCTGCCTGATCGGCTCGGAAGAACACGCCGAGGCCATTCCGCTCAGCGCCAACGGCGAGGGGGACGGCCGCTACATCGTGCTGCTCGACCCCCTCGACGGCTCCTCGAACGTGGACGTGAACGTATCGGTTGGGACGATTTTCAGCATCTATCGCCTGCCCGACGAGTACGAGACACCCACACTGGAAGCTGCTCTACAACCGGGCAGCAAGCAGGTTGCGGCCGGCTACATCGTCTACGGCTCGTCCACCATGCTGGTCTACACCACGGGCAACGGGGTCAACGGCTTCACGCTGGACCCGTCGATCGGCGAGTTCATCCTGTCGCATCCGAACATCCGCATTCCGAAGACCGGCTCGATCTACTCGATCAACGAGGGCAACTTCAACTCCTTCGAGGAAGGACTCAAGCGCTTCATCCGCTGGGCGCAGGAAGAAGACAAAGCCACGGGCCGGCCGTTCTCGACGCGCTACATCGGCTCGTTCGTGTCCGACTTTCACCGCAACCTGCTCAAGGGTGGCATCTACATGTACCCGGCCACGAAGAAGAATCCGGAGGGCAAGCTCCGGCTGATGTACGAGGCCAACCCCATGGCCTTCATTGTGGAGCAGGCGGGCGGACGCGCTTCGGACGGCCATCGGCGCATCCTGGACATTGTGCCGGAGAAGCTGCACCAGCGCACGCCGCTGTTCATTGGTAGCGAGGAGCTGGTGCGCACCGTCGAGGAATTCCTGCAGGGCAAACGCTGAACACCTTATGCGCGCCTCCGGTCTGTTTCTTCTCACAGGCATTCTGGTTCTGGTAATGGCTGGATCTGTGCAGGCCCAGTCGGCTCGGCCCCTGCGCATTCTGTGCATCGGGGCGCACCCGGACGACTGCGACGTCAAAATGGGCGGCACGGCGGCGCTCTATGCCGCCATGGGCCACCAGGTGAAGTTCCTCTCGGTCACGAACGGCGACGCCGGGCACTACGCGCAGGGCGGCGGCGTGCTGGCCAATCGTCGCCGGGCCGAGGCCGAAGAGGCCGCCCGGCGGCTGGGCATCGCCGAATACGAAGTGCTCGACAACCACGACGCCGAACTGGTACCCTCGCTGGAGGTCCGCAAGCAGATCATCCGCAAGATTCGCGAGTGGCAGGCCGACCTGGTCTTTGCGCCCCGGCCCAACGACTATCATCCGGACCATCGCTATACCGGCCAGCTCGTGCAGGATGCGGCCTATCTGGTCATGGTGCCCAACGTGGTACCGGATACGCCGCCGCTTGCGCACAATCCGGTCTTCCTTTACCTGAGCGATCGCTTCAAAAAGCCCAATCCGTTTTCGCCCGACATTGCCGTGATCATCGACAGCGTGGTGGAGCGTAAGCTCGACGCGCTTGATGCGCACGTCTCGCAGTTCTACGAATGGCTACCGTGGATCGACGGGCGCCTGGCCGAAGTGCCGGCCGACTCGGCCGCGCGGCGGGAGTGGCTCCGGGCGCAATGGCTCCGGCCGAACATCACCCAGGAGGTGCGTCTGGCCCTGATGCGCTGGTACGATCCGGAGGTGGCCGCTCAGGCGCAGCATGTCGAGGCGTTCGAAATCTGCGAATACGGCCACCAGCCCACCGAGGACGAGATCCGGCTGCTGTTCCCGATGCTGGGGAAGCCGTAGGTCGATCAGGAACCCGGGGCTTCCCGACGCTAGATCGTCTTGTTGGGGATGAACGGGCGCGCCCAGAAGCTCACGCTCAGGATGTAGCCGAACGTCAGGTACAGGAAGCACAGCCCACCCCGCAGGCCCAGCAGGTCGCCCAGCGTCCCGATAATCAGAGGCACCACGGCGCCTCCGGCAATGCCCGTCACCAGAATGCCCGAAAACGCCCCGTGGTGCGCCTCCACCGAGTTCAGCGCAGCGAAAACACCACCGGCCACATCACCGACGCGAACAATCCGATCAGCGGAAACGCCCAGCGGGCCACCGGACCCGGACCAAAGAGCGCGGCCGTCAGGCAAACCAGCGCCGCGAGCGTCAGGCTCAGCCCGAAGTCGTCGATGATCTCGGGAATGAGCGGCCCGATGATGTTCGTCAGAAACGAGATGACGAAGAACGTAAAGAGAATCAGGCCCACCAGGGCGTAGCTGCGCTGTCGCATCGCTCAGTGCACGTCGAAGGGTTCCGAGATGCCGTCGTGGTGGTTGTACTCCAACTCCGAGGCCGCTTCTTCGTCGAGCAGCACGTGCGCGTAGCGGTGCAGTTGCACGATCGTGGCCGGCACCATCGCCGAAATCGGCCCTTCGAGCATCGCCCGCACCGCGCGCGCTTTGGCCCGTCCGCTGGCCAGCAGCAACAGCCGCCGCGCTTCCATGATCGTCCCGATGCCCATCGTGATCGCATGGCGCGGCACCGCCTCTTCGCTCCCGAAAAAGCGCGCGTTGGCCTTAAGCGTGGCCCGCGAGAGCGTCTTGATGCGTGTGCGCGAGCCCAGCGACGAGCCCGGCTCGTTGAAGGCCAGGTGGCCGTTGGGACCGATGCCCAGAATCTGCAGGTCGATGCCGCCTGCGTGCCGGATCTGCTCCTCGTACCAGTCGCAGTGCGCCTCGACGTCGTCGACCATGCCGTTGGGAATGTGGACGTTCGAAGGGTTGATGTTGATGTGTTTGAAGAGGTTTTCCCACATGAAGTAGTGATAGCTCTGGGGATGGGAGGGCGGCAGGCCCACGTATTCGTCGAGGTTGAAGGTGAAGACCTTGGAGAAGTCGAGCTGGCCGCGGCGGCAGCCTTCGACGAGGCGGCGGTAGAGGCCCAGCGGGGTGCTGCCGGTGGCGAAGCCCAGTACGCAGTTGGGTTTGCGGCGGATGAGCGTGGCGACGATCTCGTAGGCACGTTCGCTCAATGCCTCGTAGTCCGGAAAAATCTCGACCAGCATGACCTGACAGCGGGTTGGCTGATGGCAGGTCTCGTAATCTCAGGGAAAAAACGTGAAAAAAACAAGAGGCGACGATACTGGAAACGATCCCAAAATGCAGCGACGGCGCGGGCCCGGGCTACCATGGTCGTCACAGAATGTGCCAATCATTGCCTGCCGACACACTATCTGGCGCCGGTGCTTCGGGCAGGATGCGAATTGGCTTGTTGCACGAAATGGACAGCTCCGGTGTGTTTTTCTGAAGGGACAGCCCGTATCTTTCCCTGAGCAAAATGCGGGCGTAGCGTCAACCGGCTGAATCGCCATGAGCCTGGTCGTTTTTCCCTTCAAGCATGAGCACCCCGAAGTGCTGTTGCACAACGTGCGTGTGGCGGCCGCTCATCCCCGGGTGCACGAGGTGCTCTGCATCGGATACGAGCGCGAGCAGACCTTCGAGGCCGTCGAACGGGCTGCGCCCGAGATCTCGCGAGCTACGGGTACGCCGGTAACGGTCCGGCTGCAGGAGCGGCTGGGCACGATGCGGCCCGGCAAGGGCGACGGCATGAACACGGCGCTCC from Rhodothermus marinus carries:
- a CDS encoding Uma2 family endonuclease, which encodes MAETVTRYRFTVEEFHRMGEAGIFQEDDRLELIEGELVRMSPVGSRHAACVKRLVDLFLPLQAGRKVLLGVQDPVRLDDRTEVYPDVSLLRWQSDYYASGHPGPEAVLLVVEVSETSLAYDREVKVPLYARAGVPEVWVVDVEGQALWVHRLPEGEAYREVWRLEAGEEVAPEAFPEHRLRVQDILGIS
- a CDS encoding Uma2 family endonuclease — encoded protein: MAELLTRYRFTVEEFHRMGEVGIFREDDRLELIEGELVRMSPVGSRHAACVARLTRLFVPLQERAIVWVQNPVRLDDRTEVYPDVSLLRWRSDYYASGHPGPEAVLLVVEVSETSLAYDREVKVPLYARAGVPEVWVVDVEGQVLWVHRLPEGEAYREVWRLEPGEEVAPEAFPAHRLRVQDILGIS
- the fbp gene encoding class 1 fructose-bisphosphatase, translated to METLHTRGRKVVEEFITLEQFIIDQQERFPHSTGAFSRLLRDISVAAKIVNRDIRRAGLVDIFGTTGKVNIHGEVQQKLDALAHEEFVRALKRGGECCLIGSEEHAEAIPLSANGEGDGRYIVLLDPLDGSSNVDVNVSVGTIFSIYRLPDEYETPTLEAALQPGSKQVAAGYIVYGSSTMLVYTTGNGVNGFTLDPSIGEFILSHPNIRIPKTGSIYSINEGNFNSFEEGLKRFIRWAQEEDKATGRPFSTRYIGSFVSDFHRNLLKGGIYMYPATKKNPEGKLRLMYEANPMAFIVEQAGGRASDGHRRILDIVPEKLHQRTPLFIGSEELVRTVEEFLQGKR
- a CDS encoding PIG-L deacetylase family protein, which codes for MRASGLFLLTGILVLVMAGSVQAQSARPLRILCIGAHPDDCDVKMGGTAALYAAMGHQVKFLSVTNGDAGHYAQGGGVLANRRRAEAEEAARRLGIAEYEVLDNHDAELVPSLEVRKQIIRKIREWQADLVFAPRPNDYHPDHRYTGQLVQDAAYLVMVPNVVPDTPPLAHNPVFLYLSDRFKKPNPFSPDIAVIIDSVVERKLDALDAHVSQFYEWLPWIDGRLAEVPADSAARREWLRAQWLRPNITQEVRLALMRWYDPEVAAQAQHVEAFEICEYGHQPTEDEIRLLFPMLGKP
- the nirK gene encoding copper-containing nitrite reductase, with the translated sequence MKASSRRDFLKGLGVAAAGGLITSSGLSLEAEGRGRSGRIVTGPMGRRVERVAADPADIPPPIHRDWPITHDITLRVEEVVAEIEPGVTFNFMTYNGQIPGPMIRVRQGDVVNLTIENPSSNRMPHNVDFHAVYGPGGGAAHTLVAPGQSKTIRFRCLYPGAYVYHCAVPDMDFHISSGMFGMILVEPPEGLPPVDREFYLGQHELYTDKQPGEPGHHNFDFEKLFEEKPTYVLFNGAKYGLTADRYGAMKAKVGETVRIFLAVGGPNLTSNFHPIGNVLSYVWREGAILNNPERNAQTVAIPPGSCGIFHMRLPVPGPVKFVDHALTRVARKGLLAVLEVEGPEQPDIYNPNPA
- a CDS encoding DUF72 domain-containing protein — translated: MNGRAWIGTSGWAYRHWRGVLYPEEVPSNQWFSYYAREFDTVELNNTFYHLPRPATVQRWHDLAPPGFRFAVKASRLITHQRRLRDCTEPLQTFFETMTPLQEHFGPVLYQLPPGLHADLERLEAFTALLPEGHLHVFEFRHRSWFTEAVHNFLLEQELIFCIHDWSRLDVPHWTTGPAVYVRFHGTTGRYAGGYDEATLREWANRIRYWLDEGRDVYVYFNNDIDGHAVQNARTLKSLLASG
- the murA gene encoding UDP-N-acetylglucosamine 1-carboxyvinyltransferase, which encodes MDKLVIEGGRPLRGTIPISGSKNTALMLMAGAVLADGVTVLENIPHLRDITTFSHVLRIAGASVRFDPETHVMHIDATRIDFPEAPYELVKQMRASFYMLGALLGRCGRARVSLPGGCAWGPRPVNLHLEGLRAFGAEIELDRGYVVARAPGGRLRGGRFRLEPPSVGATVNLLLGAVTAHGSSRIENAALEPDVVVFGRALQQMGARIEGLGTRTIEVEGVDALHPVTFRNCPDRIELGTFMIAAAIAGTPGDTIYLTGAEPSHLGEAFLEAFRQTGAAFTFDGDTVAVTVPERLQAVSIETAPYPGFPTDLQAQWTVLLSQAEGAGFVRDTVYPDRFKHVPELMRMGLQARVEGNTVYLEGPQRLQGAHVMSTDLRGSVSLVLAGLVAEGETHVLRVYHLDRGYENLEGKLSAAGIAIRRESYDEFATPTPESAEEN
- a CDS encoding plastocyanin/azurin family copper-binding protein; amino-acid sequence: MMRRSLLLVGLVLLALRVQAEPVKEIVIEPVGDELKFKVTEFTVAPGETVRLIFKNTAKVMPHNVVVLNTDSPNVVNRVGTAAISDPDYVPDDPAILAYTKVAQPGETVEVTFKAPDKPGRYRYVCTFPGHYTLMQGVMVVSGKATS
- a CDS encoding cold-shock protein, whose protein sequence is MSQGTVKWFSAEKGYGFIQQDGGGEDVFVHRTAVAGLGYGEELRKGERLSFEIRRTPKGLQAVNVKRLDV
- the nagB gene encoding glucosamine-6-phosphate deaminase, which encodes MLVEIFPDYEALSERAYEIVATLIRRKPNCVLGFATGSTPLGLYRRLVEGCRRGQLDFSKVFTFNLDEYVGLPPSHPQSYHYFMWENLFKHININPSNVHIPNGMVDDVEAHCDWYEEQIRHAGGIDLQILGIGPNGHLAFNEPGSSLGSRTRIKTLSRATLKANARFFGSEEAVPRHAITMGIGTIMEARRLLLLASGRAKARAVRAMLEGPISAMVPATIVQLHRYAHVLLDEEAASELEYNHHDGISEPFDVH
- a CDS encoding cysteine desulfurase family protein, whose amino-acid sequence is MQKPQIIYLDHAATTPLDPRVLEAMRPYLEEHYGNPSSVHQLGRRARVAIEESRERIAALIGAEPAEIVFTSGGTEADNLALRGVLHGTRRHLITSLAEHEAILRTAEALEEEGAAVTYLRPGPDGAVTAEQVDEAITEKTGLVSIMHTNNELGTCSPIRAIAEVCHCRGVPLHCDAVQAVGLLPVRVDELGVDLLSASAHKFYGPKGVGFLYVRRGVELRPLLHGGKQEQGRRAGTENVAAIVGMARALELAVEEQETRLAYLRQLRERLIRRLDEALGDTFVLNTPRDPERAAPHIVNIAFPPQNGEPVDGEMLLLNLDLEGVCVSSGSACTSGAVEPSHVLRAIGLPRETAGAAVRFSMGWKNTEAEIDRAVEILAAVMARLVGVLR